The following proteins come from a genomic window of Megalobrama amblycephala isolate DHTTF-2021 linkage group LG1, ASM1881202v1, whole genome shotgun sequence:
- the lpar2a gene encoding lysophosphatidic acid receptor 2a — protein MLFNSCEAYNYSVLYFYNKTGKYISPDWRTHDYVVVGLGLPICVLIILANMLVIAAIIINRQFHFPIYYLLGNMAAADLFAGMSYLFLVFHTGPWTINLSMEQWFVRGALINMSLTASVVNLLAVAVERHQTIFTMQLHSTMTKWRVVMLIVFIWSVAVVMGLVPTMGWNCVCDMKTCCTVAPLYSRSFLVFWAILNLLAFFIMVAVYTHIFIYVRRRSRLMSPHTDQPSHNQTVISLMKTMSMILGAFVICWTPGLVILLLDGLSCNKCEVLKYEKYCLVLAECNSLVNPIIYSFRDEDMRNTYKRILCFPWRRMHQHEGPSGIRFESVKTGAPPEKNSYNSTSLEPISPQSLLSS, from the exons ATGTTATTCAATAGCTGCGAGGCTTATAACTATTCAGTGCTGTACTTCTACAACAAGACTGGCAAGTACATCAGCCCTGACTGGCGCACACATGACTATGTGGTGGTCGGTCTCGGGCTCCCGATTTGTGTCTTGATTATTCTGGCGAACATGTTGGTCATAGCGGCCATCATCATCAACCGACAGTTCCACTTTCCCATTTATTACTTACTTGGGAACATGGCAGCTGCGGACCTCTTCGCCGGCATGTCGTATCTCTTCCTCGTGTTCCACACAGGGCCGTGGACCATCAATCTGAGTATGGAACAGTGGTTCGTCCGAGGAGCTTTGATCAATATGAGCCTGACCGCCTCTGTGGTCAACCTGCTGGCGGTGGCAGTGGAGCGCCATCAGACAATCTTCACCATGCAGCTGCACAGCACCATGACCAAGTGGCGTGTGGTGATGCTGATAGTTTTTATTTGGTCGGTGGCCGTCGTCATGGGTCTGGTGCCCACCATGGGCTGGAACTGTGTTTGTGACATGAAAACCTGCTGCACGGTAGCGCCGCTGTATTCCCGCAGCTTCCTAGTGTTCTGGGCCATCCTCAACCTCCTGGCCTTTTTCATCATGGTGGCCGTCTACACGCACATCTTCATCTACGTTCGCCGCCGGAGTCGACTGATGTCCCCTCACACGGATCAGCCCTCGCACAATCAGACTGTTATCAGCCTCATGAAGACCATGTCCATGATTCTGG GTGCCTTTGTGATCTGTTGGACGCCGGGTCTGGTGATTCTCTTACTGGATGGTCTGAGTTGCAATAAATGTGAGGTTCTTAAATATGAAAAGTACTGCCTGGTTCTGGCTGAGTGTAACTCTCTGGTGAACCCTATCATCTACTCGTTTCGGGACGAGGACATGAGGAACACCTACAAACGCATTCTCTGCTTCCCTTGGAGAAGAATGCACCAGCATGAGGGGCCTTCTGGCATCCGCTTTGAGTCTGTGAAAACAGGGGCACCCCCTGAGAAAAACAGCTATAACTCCACCAGTTTAGAGCCCATTTCTCCACAAAGCCTATTGTCTTCATAG
- the LOC125267150 gene encoding epoxide hydrolase 4, giving the protein MSNSLMHLLLLPTRLSLWILSLVYYILVYGTAWITACLVLIRIAWTGFRDPYRTFQWTVRKKPPDCLQDPALGHHAYLKGRSSGLRLHYVTKGDHRKPLMLFLHGFPENWYSWRYQLHEFSRHYHTVALDLRGCGDSDAPVQLEEYSLQTLLYDIRDTIDELGHTSCILVGHDWGGMLAWHFALERPDMVQLLIVMNAPHPASWLDAVLRRPSQLLRSGHACFFQLPLLPEIVLSLEDFKLVRSLFCGKNLGIKNKDRRLTESQLEGYLYRLSQPGGLTAPLNYFRSLLSNTLYKHQEVGVPCMLIWGEADNVLVEGMSGGTRPYVRGPVVIHTIPECSHWVQQDQPEIVNKLIWDFVLDKDIIKHNH; this is encoded by the exons ATGAGCAATTCTTTGATGCATTTGCTTTTATTACCAACACGGCTGAGTTTATGGATTCTCTCTTTGGTATATTACATTCTTGTGTATGGCACAGCTTGGATCACTGCTTGTTTGGTTTTGATCCGAATTGCCTGGACTGGATTTAGGGATCCATACAGAACTTTTCAATGGACCGTCCGAAAGAAACCCCCAGACTGCCTCCAAGACCCTGCACTTGGCCACCATGCATATCTGAAGGGCAGG AGCTCAGGCTTGAGGCTCCATTATGTAACTAAAGGAGACCACAGAAAGCCCCTAATGCTGTTTCTTCATGGATTCCCAGAGAACTG GTACTCTTGGCGTTACCAATTACATGAATTCAGTCGCCATTACCACACGGTGGCGCTAGATCTGCGTGGCTGTGGAGATTCAGATGCACCCGTCCAGCTGGAGGAATACTCACTGCAGACACTCTTATATGACATCAGAGACACCATCGATGAATTGG GTCACACGAGTTGTATATTGGTGGGCCATGACTGGGGTGGGATGCTGGCATGGCATTTTGCTCTGGAGCGGCCAGACATGGTGCAACTTCTCATCGTCATGAACGCCCCTCATCCTGCCTCATGGCTGG ATGCTGTTTTGAGAAGACCTTCTCAGCTGTTGCGCTCAGGACATGCATGTTTCTTTCAGTTACCACTGCTGCCCGAAATAGTTTTGTCTCTTGAAGATTTTAAG TTGGTTCGAAGTCTATTTTGTGGCAAGAATCTGGGCATCAAGAACAAAGACAGAAGACTGACTGAGTCCCAGCTGGAGGGTTACCTGTACCGGCTGTCCCAGCCCGGAGGTCTCACAGCCCCTCTGAACTACTTCCGCTCTCTCCTCAG TAACACTCTGTACAAGCATCAGGAGGTTGGTGTGCCCTGCATGTTAATTTGGGGTGAGGCAGACAATGTACTAGTAGAGGGCATGTCCGGTGGAACAAGGCCTTATGTAAGAGGTCCAGTCGTCATTCACACTATTCCCGAATGCAGCCACTGGGTTCAGCAGGATCAACCTGAGATAGTCAACAAACTCATATGGGACTTTGTTCTGGATAAAGACATCATAAAACACAATCATTGA